Proteins encoded in a region of the uncultured Erythrobacter sp. genome:
- a CDS encoding GDP-mannose 4,6-dehydratase, producing the protein MRTVLITGSAGFIGFHLAQLLLAEGFRVVGFDGMTDYYDVRLKERRHQMLLQNQHFSANIGMLEDFDALHALAMAEKPDVIVHLAAQAGVRYSLENPRAYLDSNLIGTFNVMECARELEVDHLLMASTSSVYGANEEMPFDEREKCDTQLTFYAATKKANEAMAHSYAHLWNLPTTMFRFFTVYGPWGRPDMALFKFTKGILESTSIDIYNNGEMFRDFTYVTDLVRGIRLLIDAAPERPESADDIPEWDSLSPVAPWRVANIGNSDKVRLMDFITAIEEECGREAVKNFMPMQKGDVPATWADATLLKELTGYRPQTDVREGIRQFVAWYRDYYAV; encoded by the coding sequence ATGCGCACGGTACTCATCACCGGTTCGGCCGGATTTATCGGCTTTCATCTGGCGCAATTGCTCCTTGCCGAGGGCTTTCGCGTCGTCGGCTTTGACGGGATGACCGACTATTACGACGTGCGCCTGAAAGAGCGGCGGCATCAGATGCTGCTGCAAAACCAGCATTTCAGCGCGAATATCGGGATGCTCGAAGACTTCGATGCGCTGCACGCACTTGCGATGGCAGAAAAGCCCGATGTAATCGTCCACCTCGCGGCGCAGGCAGGGGTGCGGTACAGCCTCGAAAACCCGCGCGCCTATCTCGATTCCAACCTCATCGGCACGTTCAACGTGATGGAATGCGCGCGCGAGCTGGAGGTCGATCACCTGCTGATGGCTTCCACCAGCTCGGTCTATGGCGCGAATGAAGAGATGCCGTTCGACGAGCGCGAGAAATGCGACACCCAGCTCACTTTCTACGCCGCGACCAAGAAGGCGAATGAAGCGATGGCGCATTCTTACGCCCATCTGTGGAACCTACCGACAACGATGTTCCGCTTTTTCACGGTCTACGGTCCGTGGGGCCGGCCGGACATGGCGCTGTTCAAGTTTACCAAGGGTATTCTCGAAAGCACGTCGATCGACATTTACAACAATGGCGAGATGTTCCGCGATTTCACCTACGTGACCGATCTGGTGCGCGGCATTCGCCTGTTGATCGACGCTGCGCCGGAGCGCCCCGAAAGCGCCGATGACATTCCCGAGTGGGATAGTCTTTCCCCGGTTGCGCCATGGCGCGTGGCCAATATCGGCAACAGCGACAAGGTGCGGCTGATGGATTTCATCACCGCAATCGAAGAGGAATGCGGACGCGAGGCGGTTAAGAACTTCATGCCGATGCAGAAAGGCGACGTGCCCGCGACCTGGGCCGATGCGACATTGCTGAAAGAACTCACCGGCTACCGCCCGCAAACCGATGTTCGCGAGGGCATCCGCCAGTTTGTCGCTTGGTACCGCGATTATTACGCGGTCTGA
- a CDS encoding nucleotide sugar dehydrogenase produces the protein MNAPFQKTDAVPLGEVSAELETIAIVGLGYVGLPVAVALAERLAPKGCRVVGFDISERRIRSLRAGHDFTREIDDERLDACGLAVSDDPEALRAATTIIVTVPTPITEERRPDLTPLRSACETIGPRLSEGALVVFESTVFPGATEEYCGPLLAEHSGLKQGRDFALGYSPERINPGDTVHRLESITKIIAAENPEALARMRAIYSAIVDAGLHEAPSIKVAEAAKVIENTQRDLNIALMNEIALIFDKMEIPTKDVLAAAGTKWNFLPFTPGLVGGHCIGVDPYYLTAAAEKLDYRPEVILAGRRINDSMGQAVAQKAVKLLVSRDIPLSQARVGVLGLTFKQDVPDIRNSKVPDILAELGEYGIEPLIGDPLADPAEAKHEYGVELTASEDLTDLDALILAVDHADYVAEGAELTARLKKGGVLVDVKSALKREDLRDDVIYWAL, from the coding sequence ATGAACGCTCCATTTCAAAAAACCGATGCCGTCCCGCTGGGGGAGGTGTCCGCAGAGCTGGAAACCATAGCAATCGTTGGCCTTGGCTATGTTGGCTTGCCGGTCGCCGTTGCTCTTGCTGAACGCCTCGCGCCCAAGGGGTGCCGCGTGGTCGGTTTCGACATTTCGGAACGCCGGATTCGGTCGCTCAGAGCCGGACACGATTTCACCCGCGAGATCGACGATGAACGGCTCGATGCGTGCGGCCTTGCCGTATCGGACGATCCCGAAGCGCTTCGCGCGGCGACGACGATCATCGTCACTGTCCCAACACCAATCACCGAAGAGCGCCGCCCTGACCTGACACCGCTGCGTTCGGCCTGCGAGACTATCGGCCCACGCCTGTCCGAAGGTGCGCTGGTGGTGTTCGAGTCCACCGTATTCCCTGGAGCGACCGAGGAATATTGCGGGCCATTGCTGGCTGAACATTCAGGGCTGAAACAAGGGCGCGACTTTGCGCTCGGCTACTCACCTGAACGGATCAATCCGGGCGATACGGTCCACCGGCTTGAAAGCATCACCAAGATTATTGCCGCAGAAAACCCCGAGGCGCTGGCCCGGATGCGCGCGATCTACAGCGCAATTGTCGATGCGGGCCTGCACGAAGCACCGAGCATCAAGGTCGCTGAAGCGGCCAAGGTGATCGAAAACACGCAGCGCGATCTCAACATTGCGCTGATGAACGAGATTGCGCTGATCTTCGACAAAATGGAGATCCCGACGAAGGATGTGCTCGCGGCAGCTGGCACGAAGTGGAACTTCCTGCCCTTCACGCCAGGATTGGTCGGCGGTCACTGTATCGGCGTCGATCCGTACTACCTCACGGCAGCAGCGGAGAAGCTCGATTATCGCCCTGAGGTCATTCTTGCAGGTCGTCGGATCAATGATTCAATGGGGCAAGCGGTCGCACAGAAAGCCGTGAAGCTGCTGGTTTCACGTGATATTCCGCTAAGTCAGGCGCGGGTCGGAGTGCTGGGACTTACCTTCAAGCAGGACGTACCGGATATTCGGAACTCCAAAGTGCCGGACATACTCGCGGAACTTGGCGAATACGGCATCGAACCGCTGATCGGCGATCCACTGGCAGACCCGGCAGAGGCGAAACACGAATATGGCGTGGAGCTGACCGCATCGGAGGACCTGACCGATCTGGACGCGCTAATCCTCGCAGTGGATCACGCCGACTATGTGGCCGAGGGCGCAGAACTTACCGCGCGGCTCAAAAAGGGTGGTGTGCTGGTTGACGTGAAATCAGCGCTTAAGCGCGAAGACCTCAGAGACGACGTGATTTACTGGGCGCTTTAA
- a CDS encoding demethoxyubiquinone hydroxylase family protein, giving the protein MKRDELHRMIRVDQAGEFGATRIYEGQLAVMGDRGPHSAEIRHMAEQEEGHRAKFDALMAERGVRPTALQPFWSAAGYALGAGTALLGPEAAMACTAAVEEEIDKHYSEQLDRLQDTGDDPELADMIEEFREDEREHRDAALANGAEKAPAYPLLSGAIRLGCRIAIKVSERV; this is encoded by the coding sequence ATGAAACGCGACGAACTTCACCGCATGATCCGGGTCGACCAGGCCGGCGAATTCGGCGCGACACGGATCTACGAAGGTCAGCTTGCCGTAATGGGTGATCGCGGACCGCATTCGGCGGAGATTCGCCATATGGCCGAACAGGAAGAGGGCCACCGCGCGAAATTTGACGCGTTGATGGCCGAACGCGGCGTGCGCCCCACGGCTTTGCAACCCTTCTGGTCGGCGGCGGGTTATGCGCTGGGCGCAGGCACGGCATTGCTTGGCCCCGAGGCCGCGATGGCTTGCACCGCAGCGGTCGAAGAGGAGATCGACAAGCACTATTCCGAGCAGCTCGACCGTTTGCAGGATACGGGTGACGATCCGGAATTGGCCGACATGATCGAGGAATTCCGCGAAGACGAACGTGAGCACCGCGATGCGGCTTTGGCGAATGGAGCGGAGAAGGCGCCAGCCTATCCGCTGCTTTCCGGAGCGATCCGGCTGGGATGCCGCATCGCAATCAAGGTAAGTGAGAGAGTCTGA
- a CDS encoding disulfide bond formation protein B, giving the protein MTRLQQAKLLAFAIPAGLLGGAYISQYGFGLYPCEMCWWQRWPHFAAILFALLAFVTAPARLWTSLAAIAIIVSGLIGAFHAGVEYGWWEGITGCATLSTNIDVMDPSAAPIHRCDVAPWSLFGISLAGWNFLFSTLGGLTILGLSLGTGAKQEQV; this is encoded by the coding sequence ATGACCCGTTTGCAGCAAGCCAAGCTGCTCGCCTTTGCGATCCCTGCGGGATTGCTCGGCGGCGCTTACATCTCCCAATATGGCTTTGGCCTGTACCCGTGCGAAATGTGCTGGTGGCAGCGCTGGCCGCACTTTGCCGCCATCCTCTTCGCGCTTTTGGCATTTGTAACAGCTCCTGCCCGGCTTTGGACGAGCCTTGCGGCGATTGCGATCATCGTTTCGGGCCTGATCGGGGCGTTCCATGCCGGTGTTGAATATGGCTGGTGGGAAGGGATCACAGGCTGTGCCACGCTTTCGACCAATATCGACGTAATGGACCCGTCCGCTGCGCCAATCCATCGCTGCGACGTTGCGCCTTGGAGCCTCTTCGGGATTTCTCTCGCCGGATGGAATTTCCTCTTCTCTACACTGGGTGGACTCACCATCTTAGGGCTGAGCTTGGGAACGGGCGCCAAACAGGAGCAGGTATGA
- a CDS encoding S41 family peptidase — MKIAALLQSAALVTAVALIPTATASMAQVDGRAGPEFSKLFATYQRIKASYVEPVEDDVLVRGAIDGMLAALDPHSGYLDGSDLQRLETMIDGNYSGLGLSVVMEDGAVKVISPFRGSPADEAGIKAGDFITHLDGELIYGGELDDAVARMRGKAGTSIKLTIFRPGRDEPLEVPVTRGVIELEPVTHSLEAGNIGVIMVNEFSADVGADVFNAWGEIQKEATGRVSGLILDLRSNPGGSLDEAVALSDLFLDSGRIVSQRGRARGETLLYDAETVFRGDMAEGVPVIVLIDAGSASASEIVAGALQDHRRALIMGDRSFGKGSVQSLLPLGSDAALKLTTARYFTPAGKSVQEGGINPDISVPQLSDPDLALRQKYLTRESDLRGHLINELGIKDEELENDKVDDPRFQQTAEQLEEKGIEDFQLHYALETLRRTTKSSVALRD; from the coding sequence ATGAAAATTGCTGCTTTGCTGCAGAGTGCAGCGCTCGTTACTGCGGTCGCCCTGATTCCCACCGCCACCGCCTCAATGGCGCAGGTGGATGGCCGGGCTGGACCGGAATTCTCGAAATTGTTCGCGACCTATCAGCGGATCAAGGCGAGCTATGTCGAACCGGTCGAGGACGATGTGCTGGTGCGCGGCGCGATTGACGGGATGCTGGCGGCGCTCGATCCGCATTCGGGCTATCTCGACGGCAGCGATCTGCAACGGCTCGAAACCATGATCGACGGCAATTATTCCGGGCTCGGCCTGTCGGTCGTGATGGAAGACGGCGCGGTAAAGGTAATCTCGCCATTCCGCGGCAGTCCGGCTGATGAAGCCGGGATCAAGGCTGGCGATTTCATCACGCACCTGGATGGCGAGCTGATTTACGGCGGCGAGCTGGACGATGCGGTTGCGCGGATGCGCGGCAAGGCGGGCACGTCGATCAAGCTGACGATTTTCCGCCCGGGCCGCGACGAGCCGCTCGAAGTGCCTGTGACACGCGGCGTGATTGAGCTTGAGCCGGTTACGCACTCGCTCGAAGCGGGCAATATCGGCGTCATCATGGTCAACGAATTCTCCGCCGATGTTGGCGCGGACGTGTTCAACGCATGGGGCGAGATCCAGAAAGAAGCGACGGGCCGCGTGAGCGGATTGATCCTCGATCTTCGTTCGAATCCTGGCGGCTCGCTCGATGAAGCGGTTGCCTTGTCCGACCTGTTCCTCGATTCGGGCCGGATCGTCTCGCAGCGCGGACGCGCTCGGGGCGAAACCTTGCTCTACGATGCAGAGACCGTGTTCCGCGGCGATATGGCCGAGGGCGTTCCTGTCATCGTGTTGATCGACGCGGGTTCTGCTTCGGCGTCCGAGATCGTCGCTGGTGCACTGCAGGATCACCGCCGCGCGCTGATCATGGGCGATCGCAGCTTCGGCAAGGGTTCGGTGCAATCATTGCTCCCTCTGGGTTCCGATGCGGCGCTAAAGCTGACGACGGCACGTTACTTCACCCCGGCAGGCAAGTCGGTGCAGGAAGGCGGGATCAATCCCGACATCTCCGTGCCGCAGCTTTCCGATCCGGACCTTGCGTTGCGCCAGAAATACCTGACGCGCGAATCCGATCTGCGCGGCCATCTGATCAACGAGTTGGGCATCAAGGACGAAGAGCTGGAGAACGACAAGGTCGATGATCCGCGCTTCCAGCAGACTGCCGAGCAGCTCGAAGAGAAGGGCATTGAGGATTTCCAGCTGCATTACGCGCTCGAAACACTGCGCCGCACCACCAAGAGTTCGGTGGCGCTGCGCGACTGA
- a CDS encoding peptidoglycan DD-metalloendopeptidase family protein produces the protein MPDTPIIGQGKPMERNTLFLGVTGLAIIAALALAVPDGSAQRDVAVMEPDEAQAELQRATRESQRAEARAERLAAEAEEATEAADKTAREAAAIAARIQRSEADIAAARARFSLARNERGALSARLAERRQPLVRLTSALQTTARRPLALSALQPGSLKDLVYVRAVLDSAVPEIRQRTSALRGELERGRELERQAQQALANLRTSEEDLQSKRAELTELETRQRLASTEARSSASREAERALALAEEARDLDGLIEQIDEAATLRRELAALPGPMVRPAGLVMPAPSATEAAAASDETPDADPSPTVTANTPPPSDFQLPVQGRTIAGFGELRGSGLRSTGLSLAPAAGAQVVAPATGRVAFSGPYRGFGRIVIIEHAGGWTSLITGLDRTTVDVGDQLIGGSPIGVAAQEEPAITIELRNGGGPVNPLRFLG, from the coding sequence TTGCCGGACACCCCTATCATCGGGCAGGGTAAGCCGATGGAGCGCAACACACTTTTCCTTGGGGTGACCGGTCTGGCAATCATCGCCGCTTTGGCTCTGGCCGTGCCCGATGGCAGCGCGCAGCGTGATGTCGCAGTCATGGAGCCGGACGAAGCACAGGCCGAACTGCAGCGCGCCACGCGGGAGAGCCAGCGCGCCGAAGCACGAGCCGAGCGGCTTGCAGCCGAGGCCGAAGAAGCAACTGAAGCCGCTGACAAAACCGCTCGCGAAGCCGCTGCAATCGCCGCCCGTATTCAACGCTCCGAAGCCGATATCGCTGCTGCGCGCGCGCGGTTCTCGCTCGCCCGGAATGAACGCGGTGCCTTGTCCGCCCGTCTGGCCGAGCGTCGGCAGCCGCTTGTTCGGCTGACCAGCGCGTTGCAAACCACGGCCCGCCGCCCGCTGGCCTTGTCGGCGCTGCAACCCGGTTCGCTCAAAGATCTGGTCTATGTCCGCGCAGTGCTCGACAGCGCGGTGCCGGAAATTCGGCAGCGGACCTCCGCCTTGCGCGGCGAACTGGAAAGGGGACGCGAGCTTGAGCGTCAGGCACAGCAAGCGCTTGCTAACCTGCGAACCAGCGAAGAGGACCTCCAGTCCAAACGCGCTGAATTGACCGAGCTTGAAACCCGCCAGCGGCTGGCATCGACCGAAGCCCGCAGCAGCGCCTCGCGCGAAGCTGAGCGGGCCTTGGCACTCGCCGAAGAAGCGCGCGATCTCGACGGATTGATCGAGCAAATCGACGAAGCAGCAACCCTGCGCCGCGAGTTGGCCGCTTTGCCAGGACCGATGGTGAGGCCAGCGGGCCTGGTGATGCCTGCCCCGTCCGCAACCGAAGCTGCGGCGGCCTCCGATGAAACGCCTGATGCCGACCCATCGCCGACAGTCACCGCGAACACGCCGCCGCCGTCCGATTTCCAGTTGCCGGTACAAGGCCGCACCATTGCGGGCTTCGGGGAACTGCGCGGAAGCGGGCTTCGCAGCACCGGGCTCTCGCTTGCTCCTGCTGCAGGCGCGCAAGTTGTGGCTCCCGCGACTGGGCGAGTGGCTTTCTCCGGTCCTTATCGGGGATTTGGCCGAATCGTGATCATCGAACATGCAGGGGGCTGGACCAGCCTGATAACGGGTTTGGATCGCACCACAGTTGATGTCGGCGACCAATTGATCGGTGGTAGCCCCATCGGTGTCGCCGCTCAGGAAGAGCCTGCAATCACAATAGAATTGCGCAATGGCGGCGGCCCTGTGAACCCGCTGCGATTCCTCGGGTAG
- a CDS encoding 23S rRNA (pseudouridine(1915)-N(3))-methyltransferase RlmH: MLLHVIARGKIARSPEAELVARYEKRLTWPVKLTELPETGGKIPDPQSPHKTVLLDERGKAMSSEDFAALLGRWRDDGMRETRFVLGAADGHSDQERADADLLLAFGPATWPHLLARAMLMEQLYRATSILAGHPYHRAG; this comes from the coding sequence ATCCTCCTCCACGTCATCGCTCGCGGAAAGATCGCTCGCTCGCCCGAAGCGGAGCTGGTTGCGCGCTATGAGAAGCGGCTGACTTGGCCGGTGAAGCTCACCGAATTGCCCGAGACCGGCGGCAAAATTCCGGACCCTCAATCCCCGCACAAAACCGTGTTGCTCGACGAGCGCGGGAAGGCGATGTCCTCGGAAGACTTCGCCGCACTGCTTGGGCGCTGGCGTGATGATGGGATGCGGGAGACGCGCTTTGTGCTTGGCGCGGCGGATGGGCATTCCGATCAAGAACGTGCCGATGCGGATCTGCTGCTCGCTTTTGGTCCGGCGACTTGGCCGCATCTGCTCGCCCGGGCGATGCTGATGGAGCAGCTCTATCGCGCGACGAGCATTCTTGCCGGACACCCCTATCATCGGGCAGGGTAA
- the rsfS gene encoding ribosome silencing factor codes for MAAKMPTHELHDLVMSQLDDDQAQEIVSIPLEGKSSIADHMVIASGRSTRQVASMAQKLAEKVKQAGFGPARIEGLPAADWVLIDAGDVVVHLFRPEVRSFYNLERMWSFEGGEAAAS; via the coding sequence ATGGCTGCTAAAATGCCCACGCACGAACTGCACGATCTGGTGATGAGCCAGCTCGACGATGATCAGGCGCAGGAAATCGTCTCGATCCCGCTCGAGGGGAAAAGCTCGATTGCCGATCACATGGTGATCGCGAGCGGTCGCTCGACCCGGCAAGTGGCGTCGATGGCGCAGAAATTGGCCGAAAAGGTCAAGCAAGCCGGCTTTGGTCCCGCGCGGATTGAAGGTCTGCCGGCTGCCGACTGGGTTTTGATCGATGCTGGCGACGTGGTCGTCCACTTGTTCCGCCCCGAAGTGCGCAGCTTCTACAACCTTGAACGCATGTGGTCGTTCGAGGGCGGTGAAGCGGCGGCGTCTTGA
- a CDS encoding nicotinate-nucleotide adenylyltransferase — protein sequence MRKSSQRTGLLGGSFNPAHGGHRRITRFAMDALGLDESWWLVSPGNPLKPKSGMAPLSARLMSAEAQARRAPIVPTAIELQLDTRFTVDTLRKLKRRYPKREFVWLMGSDNLVQFHRWKHWRAIARTMPIAVIARPGYNADAMTSPAMAWLRRYRVSAASFRKRGQWSAPALVFMRFDPDARSATAIRRDHADWASQYRNTSVRDRLTFRQIQPREDA from the coding sequence TTGAGAAAATCGAGCCAGCGAACCGGTCTTTTAGGCGGCAGTTTCAACCCTGCGCATGGCGGGCATCGGCGCATCACCCGCTTCGCGATGGACGCGCTTGGTCTTGATGAATCATGGTGGCTTGTGTCTCCGGGAAACCCCCTAAAACCCAAGTCAGGAATGGCCCCGCTTTCCGCGCGCCTCATGTCGGCTGAAGCGCAGGCGCGGCGTGCTCCAATCGTGCCCACCGCGATCGAATTGCAGCTCGATACGCGCTTCACCGTGGATACATTGCGCAAGCTGAAACGGCGCTATCCCAAGCGCGAATTCGTATGGCTGATGGGGTCCGACAACCTCGTGCAGTTCCACCGTTGGAAGCACTGGCGCGCCATAGCGAGGACAATGCCGATTGCAGTGATTGCAAGGCCCGGCTATAACGCGGATGCCATGACGAGCCCCGCCATGGCCTGGCTCAGACGCTATCGTGTGTCTGCCGCCAGTTTTCGGAAACGGGGGCAATGGAGCGCACCGGCCCTGGTGTTCATGCGTTTCGATCCAGATGCTCGCTCGGCCACGGCCATTCGCCGTGATCATGCCGATTGGGCGTCGCAATATCGAAACACATCTGTGCGCGACCGACTGACATTCCGTCAGATCCAACCAAGGGAGGACGCATGA
- a CDS encoding M23 family metallopeptidase, with the protein MRSQGQVRFIKISSRVQMTGAACAAALAIGWAGSMGVMAWSQYQAEAELASFESDKAKVASAQERIDAYGNDLERVIEELDGRQEFLDAMLPMLPEEIRDAGVNVTDSTEETEKTVDKVGAMIPQARGLAEVEARQLAFVERITRYADYRAQKAEEAMRMLDLDPRAMTANAREAVGGPLELLETSHGELDPRFERLGLSLSRMAVLEEALEGIPQVVPAGQDISSGFGFRRDPFTGGGAMHNGIDFKGPVGSPIYAAAKGVVTFAGWKSGYGKTVEIQHGNGMMTRYAHMSRLGATVGQKVGAGATIGGIGSTGRSTGPHLHFEVRINDRAVNPRKFLETAPDVLKEIRGAGTARTSTPATTAE; encoded by the coding sequence ATGCGTTCGCAGGGTCAAGTGCGCTTCATCAAGATATCTTCGCGCGTCCAAATGACTGGCGCTGCGTGTGCTGCTGCGCTCGCAATCGGTTGGGCCGGTTCGATGGGCGTGATGGCATGGAGCCAATATCAGGCGGAAGCTGAACTTGCCTCGTTCGAAAGTGACAAGGCGAAGGTCGCCTCGGCGCAGGAACGCATCGATGCCTATGGCAACGATCTGGAGCGGGTGATCGAAGAGCTCGACGGCCGTCAGGAATTCCTCGACGCGATGCTGCCGATGCTGCCCGAAGAAATTCGTGACGCTGGCGTTAACGTCACCGACTCCACCGAAGAAACCGAGAAGACCGTCGACAAGGTCGGCGCGATGATCCCGCAAGCGCGCGGCCTCGCCGAGGTTGAAGCACGCCAGCTCGCTTTTGTCGAACGCATCACGCGCTACGCCGATTACCGCGCACAGAAAGCCGAAGAGGCGATGCGGATGCTAGACCTCGATCCGCGCGCGATGACAGCCAATGCACGCGAAGCCGTGGGTGGTCCGCTGGAATTGCTCGAGACCTCGCATGGTGAGCTTGACCCACGGTTCGAACGCCTCGGCCTCAGCCTGTCGCGCATGGCTGTGCTCGAAGAAGCACTTGAAGGCATTCCGCAGGTCGTGCCCGCAGGCCAGGATATTTCATCCGGCTTCGGCTTCCGCCGCGATCCGTTCACCGGCGGCGGCGCAATGCATAACGGCATCGATTTCAAAGGCCCGGTTGGCTCGCCGATCTACGCTGCGGCCAAGGGTGTCGTCACCTTTGCAGGCTGGAAATCCGGCTACGGCAAAACCGTCGAGATCCAGCACGGCAATGGCATGATGACCCGATACGCGCACATGTCGCGTCTGGGCGCCACTGTAGGCCAAAAGGTCGGTGCCGGAGCGACGATTGGCGGCATCGGCAGCACTGGCCGTTCCACGGGGCCGCACCTGCACTTCGAAGTCCGTATCAATGACCGCGCGGTCAATCCGCGCAAGTTCCTGGAGACCGCTCCCGATGTTCTCAAAGAAATCCGCGGAGCCGGAACGGCCCGCACCAGCACCCCCGCAACGACCGCAGAGTAA
- a CDS encoding polymer-forming cytoskeletal protein yields the protein MASGSSNSTFSVIGSDIKIKGDITASADLHVDGTIEGDIKCSSLVQGEGSQILGGVMAETARFSGRVNGSITARELVILKTAEIQGDVHYDALTIEQGAQVDGRFAPNSQRQAANATPKAAEKIEKPKADPDQAQLKIAT from the coding sequence ATGGCCAGTGGCTCCTCGAATTCGACTTTTTCCGTGATCGGTTCCGACATCAAGATCAAAGGCGACATCACCGCCTCGGCCGATCTTCATGTCGATGGCACGATCGAAGGCGACATCAAATGTTCGTCGCTCGTTCAAGGCGAAGGCAGTCAGATTCTGGGCGGCGTGATGGCGGAAACCGCGCGCTTCTCTGGCCGGGTCAATGGCTCGATCACCGCTCGTGAATTAGTGATCCTCAAAACGGCAGAGATCCAGGGCGACGTTCATTATGACGCGCTGACGATCGAACAGGGCGCGCAGGTCGACGGACGGTTCGCCCCGAACTCACAGCGTCAGGCGGCCAATGCGACCCCGAAAGCGGCCGAGAAGATCGAGAAGCCCAAGGCTGATCCCGATCAGGCTCAGCTCAAGATCGCGACCTGA